In Ovis canadensis isolate MfBH-ARS-UI-01 breed Bighorn chromosome 15, ARS-UI_OviCan_v2, whole genome shotgun sequence, the genomic stretch agtcctgcgaccactgctgaggtttccaaatttgctgacatattgagtgcagcactttcacagcatcatctttcaggatttgcgatagctcaactggaattccatcacttccattagctttgctttcgtgatgctttctaaggcccacttgacttcacattccaggatgtctggctctaggtgagtgatcacaccatggtgattatctgggttgtgaagatcttttttgtatagttcttctgtgtattcttgccacctcttcttaatatcttctgcttctgttaggtccataccatttctgtcctttatcaagcccatctttacatgaaatattctcttggtgtctctattttcttgaagagatcgctagtctttcccattctgttgttttcctctctttctttgcactgatcaccaaggaagactttcttatctctccttgctattctttggaactctgcattcaaatgggactatctttccttttctcctttgctttttgcttctcttcttttcacagctatttgtaagccttcctcagacatccattttacttttttgcattacttttccatggggatggtcttgatccctgtctcctgtacaatgttacgaaccccacatccaaggagcaacGGCTGCATGGGTGCAGGGGCCCCAGAGGATTTACTCCATGTTCAGTGTCAGGAGGggtggccaagaggagatacctctgtccaaggcaaggagcagctgtgaagagatactccatgttcaaggtaagagaagtccaagtaagatggcaggtattgtgagagggcatcagagggcagacacactgaaaccataatcacagagaaatagccaatctgatcacacagatcacagccttgtataactcagtgaaactaaaccataccctgtggggccacctaagatggatgggtcatggtggagaggtctgacagaatgtggtccactggagaaggaaatggcaaaccagtattctcgcctggagaaccccatgaacagtatgaaaaggcaaaatgataggatactgaaagaggaacaccccaggtcagtaggtgcccaacatgctactggagatcagtggagaaataactccagaatgaagggatggaaccaaagcaaaaacaatacccagttgtggctgtgactggtgatagaagcaaggtccgatgctgtaaagagcagtattgcaaggaacctggaatgttaggtccatgaatcaaggcaaattggaagtggtcaaacaggagatggcaagagtgaacattgacattctaggattcagcgaactaaaatggactggactgggtgaatttaactcagatgaccatgatatctactactgtgggcaagaatcccttagaagaaatggagtagccatcatggtcaacaagggtctgaaaagcagtacttggatgcaatctcaaaaatgacagaatgatctctgttcgtttccaaggcaaaccattcaatatcacagtaacccaagtctatgccccaaccagtaatgctgaagaagctgaagttgaatggttctatgaagaccctcaagaccttttagaactaacaccctttTAGttagtccttttcattataggggactggaatgcaaaagtatgaagtcaggaaacacctggagtaacaggcaaatttggccttggagtgcagaatgaaacagggcaaagggtaatagagttttgccaagagaatgtactggtcatagcaaacaccctgttccaacaacacaagagaagactctacacatggatatcaccagatggtcaacatcgaaatcagattgattatattctttgcagccaaaaatgggggaagccctatacagttagcagaaacaagactgggcctgactgtggctccgatcatgagccccttattgccaaattcagacttaaattgaagaaagtagggaaaaccactagaccattcaggtatgacctaaattaaatcccttatggttatacaatggaactgagaaatagatttaagggactagatctgatagacagagtgcctgatgaactatggacagaagtttgtgacattgtacaggagacagggatcaagaccatcatcTTATTCAAGTCACCCTAAAACATGAGATCATCATGAGTCTTATGATTCTCATTGCTTTTCAGAGTGAGAAATGAATGGTTTAATTTGTGTtcaaagatacacagatgatacatGGTGAGCAGAGATTAAACTCAGCACTCTGGCCACCTACCTCCCTAAGTCCCCCAGCCCTACACTGTACTGTCCTCTCTTCAAAGGAAAAAACTTCGCCAAAAATCaagcaacaaaaaagcaaaactttagcCAAAATGTACATAGCTATTCAGTAAACTGCATATAGATAAgcaaaaaatgaatagaaaacttAATAGGagatttttgcttctttctcagtttctgaattttctgtttttaaatgaacTTGGACTAGTTCCATAGGTTATTAGCTTTTATATTATCACTGATCTTAATAAACTAAGTAATTTAAGACAtcttctgaaaagaaaatatttctgagttttaaaaaaagcacTATCTCCCAAAATAATTTCAATTAGGTGAGCCAGGAAAGTTTGcatttttgttataaatatttCCACACAGGTAAatcaaatgatacaaataaagcATATCTAAATTAGCAGAAAGTGAATTATATATGATagctttcctttcctgtggacaaAGACAATTGTTCTAATGttctcatgtttctttttttttttaatgtttttatgcaTGTTCTGATGTTTCAAAACAGGTCTACATGTATGTaactcacatttttaaaaactcaagaaaaATACACAACACATGACTCTCACTACTATTATATTTCCAATGCTCACTTGAAATCTGGGAACTTCCACATTCTGTTTTACTCATTTCTgtactttaattttcatttcgtGGTATAAAAATGACCCATTAGCCTTTCCCACTCTCTCAACATAAGTATTTGTACAAATGTAGTCACAAATCGATTATTCTTTCCAACTAATTGTTTGAACAACCATCTACCTAATAAACAAGAAGCCTAATATGTCTTATGAGGCTACTTCTCTCTACAATTGTCTAAGAATCCAGTCAGATGAGAGCAGCTCTCCTCTGATGTAAGAGGCTATTGGAGTTTGATCAGACTTCTATAAGCTACCATTATCACAGCCACATGATATTTAGTCCCCTACCAAGTCCACTTGGCAACTCTATCAGGAGTGTGTCCACAGCATATATTTTCCCAGGATTCTCCTTAAGGCCCCCATGACCTCTTTATTCCTCAGGCTGTAGATGAGGGGGTTCAGGGCTGGGGTGACAATCGTGTAGAAGACAGAGATGATGTTGTCTTGCTTGGGGCTGTGGAGGGAACTGGGCAGAACATACATGAATGTGGCCGCTCCATAGAACATCCCGACCACAGTCAGGTGGGAAGAGCAGGTGACCAGGGCTTTCTGCCTCCCTTCATTTGAGGGCATGTGGAGCACAGTAAGCAGGATTAGTGTGTAGGAGGCAAGGATAGCAACAAGAGGAGGAATCAAGAAGGTCACACCCATCACATACACCATGAGTTCATATCTGGAAGTATCTGCACAGGCCAACTTCAACAGAGGTGGAATCTCACAGAGCAGGTGGCTGATCTCATGGGCTTTGCAAAAGGGATAGTGCATGGTATACACAGTATATACAATGGCACTAAGGGATGCCAAAATCCAGGATGTGGCCACCATGAGCCAGCAAACTCTCGGCCTCATGAGCACCATGTAGTTCAGAGGATGACAAATGGCCACATACCTGTCATAGGCCATGAAGGCCAGTAGGAGGTCCTCTGCACCACCCAGGGTCAGTGCCAGAAACATCTGAAGGGCACAGCCCACGAAGGAGATGGTGTTTTCACTGAGCAGAAAATCCATAATGGCCTTGGGAGTGACAACAGATGTGAAGAGGAGGTCCATGAGAGAGAGCTGCCTGAGCAGGAGGTACATGGGCACGTGGAGCCGGGCATCCGTTGTGATGGCCAGGAGCAGAAGGCAATTGCTGGTGAGGGCCAGCATGTACAGGACTGTGATTGTAGCACAGATCAGCTCAGGAGACAAACTGTCATTCAGAATCCCCATCAATATGAAGCCACTTCCCAGGGTGGAGTTCCAGTGCTCCATTCTGTGTTGTTTCTTTAGTTGCCTAGAACCAAGTAGATtctaggtgaatttttttttaagatggttgCAGCATTTTGTAACATCAGAGGCCCCATACAATGACCAATATGAGTCCAATATGGTGATTCCTTTCTCACTGGTAgctaattttatttcttgatctCTGTTTCTGAATCTTCTAAGTATCTTGAAAAGAACCATCTGAATGGAGAACAAGCATCACATTAACAGCTAAATATTCAAAGATCACTAGATAAGAATATTATTCAGGATATCAAACCTGAATATGTATCTCCCCAGAAATTCAAATCATCTTTCTCATTACAATATATCAATATCCAGGTATCCATGCTCTTAATAATTCTTATACCTATGCTTTAGGTATAATGTTTGACTGATATATAAGTACCCAGTCATTGTTCTGTGTACCTATTTTGAATATGAAATACTAAAACAAGAGCATCAGTGTGATATCAATAATGTAcctcattatttttttccatatactGTATGTCCACATTGATTTGCAGCCCTCAAAGCTGTAGACACAGTCTTATTAGAAGAGCTAAAGTGTGCACCTTAGTTCACTGGAACAGCCTTACACTCTCCATGTGCCAAAGAGGGAAGATAATTTAGATTGTCTGAGACTATGGAATAGTGTGCTTGAGGTGATGTCACTTTCAGAACTTAACCTTTAAAATCAAGGCAAACATAGCTGTTTCATTATAACTGTTTTAACTGTTTCTTTTATAAGCTGTTTCTTATATAATAAAGGTGACCCTGGGATTACTCAGAAATATGAAAAACATAAGGAATTGATAAGGAAGCTCAGACTGTTTGGGGGAGAAATAGGGAaagttttaggggaaaaaagagcaTGTGTTGTATTTGTAATCAAGCTCATTAACCTTAGCTTCCCTCTCTTTCACCATCTTAGGTCCCCAAACTACAGAGCCAGGGCATCCACACTGCATTGAGGAGCCACAGGGGAGGAAAAAGAGCTCCTGTTCTGAAAGCTGCCATGGGAGTCTGGGACCCATTCCCAGAGAAGCTTTCTAGAACAGGGACATGAGATTGACAAAAATCAGTCTCACACATCATGGAAACTGGGCAGATAAATCCAactttgaacatattttaaaaagtctgtaaatGAGGCATATTTATAAAACTCACTTTCCTCTATTATGTCATATATTTTGTCATTTCACTAGTTTCCATTGACTTCTACAGGTTCCACAGAATTTTAATAGTAAAGAGGTACTAAAACATGTCACAAACCTATCATCTGATCTTAAATGGTCCTTCAGAGGCATATATTATAACATAGctacaaatatttttatcagaTGCCAGCAAAGCCTATGGGGTCTAAAGACAGATCCTGATGCTACCACCCGGAAGCACATACACTGGTCTGGGATGTAGCATAGAATCTTCCATCAAGCCTCACTGATTCCTCctcatttttagaaaacaaagaatagAGGAGTTTGTGATGAGGTATAGAGCCCAAGCACCAGAGAATCTGGAAGACGGAGTAGCTGAAGTTCTTAGGATCTGCACTGGGCTCCGTTTCTCAA encodes the following:
- the LOC138420519 gene encoding olfactory receptor 2AG1-like, whose product is MEHWNSTLGSGFILMGILNDSLSPELICATITVLYMLALTSNCLLLLAITTDARLHVPMYLLLRQLSLMDLLFTSVVTPKAIMDFLLSENTISFVGCALQMFLALTLGGAEDLLLAFMAYDRYVAICHPLNYMVLMRPRVCWLMVATSWILASLSAIVYTVYTMHYPFCKAHEISHLLCEIPPLLKLACADTSRYELMVYVMGVTFLIPPLVAILASYTLILLTVLHMPSNEGRQKALVTCSSHLTVVGMFYGAATFMYVLPSSLHSPKQDNIISVFYTIVTPALNPLIYSLRNKEVMGALRRILGKYMLWTHS